The window GATCACATTCATCAATATTCCGGCGTAACTGATGAAATAAGTGACCAGTTAGGACATATACATTATATTGAAGGCTCAACTTCGTTTGAGGATAGCCATGTTCATTATTATAGAATTGCCACTAGTCCTGCAATTTATGTGAACGGTGGACACTATCACGTTTACATGGGGAATGCAGATTTTGCAAAAAATCATATTCAGGTTATAGCAGGCGATACATCCTTCTTAAAGAAAGAGTAATGGATATAGCGAACATATTCGGTATACATAATAATTAAAACCTGCTGCTTTTTTTATCAACAGCAGGTTTTATAGTTATTTTTGACTAAAGCTA of the Ruminiclostridium papyrosolvens DSM 2782 genome contains:
- a CDS encoding YmaF family protein, whose protein sequence is MENKLHSHTFAGRTSNNEDHIHQYSGVTDEISDQLGHIHYIEGSTSFEDSHVHYYRIATSPAIYVNGGHYHVYMGNADFAKNHIQVIAGDTSFLKKE